The Amycolatopsis sp. NBC_01480 genome segment GGGCGACGCACTGGGTCGGCAAGCGCCGGCGGGAAGACCTCGTCGCGGAGGCCAAGCGCTATCCGCTGCTGAACGATCTGTGGCGTTCCAAGTCCGCTCGCCTCGGAACCATCACCGTCCCCGCCTACATCGTCGCCAGCTACTCGAACACGATCCACACGCCCGGCACGTTCCGCGCTTGGCGGCAGGCCGCCTCGACCGAGAAGTGGCTGCGCGTCCACAACACGATGGAATGGCCGTACTACTACGACGAAGCGAACACCCAGGAGTTGCGCCGCTTCTTCGATTACTACCTGAAGGGCGAGGACAACGGCTGGGCCGGCACCGCGCCGGTGCGCTACGCCGTGCTCGACCTCGAGGGGCACGACCAACTCGACGTTCCCGCGACCCAGTTCCCACCCGAAGAAGTCACCTACGTCAGGTACTACCTCGACGGGGTGTCCGGCACGCTCACCGAGCACGCACCCGCGCAGCCGATTGCGACGAGCTACGCAGCGGACCTCCCGAAGGGGCACGTGGCGTTCATCATCCGGTTCTCGGACGAAACCGAGATCGTGGGGTATCCCAAGGTGCGGCTGTGGGTCGAAGCCGACGGCTGGGACGACATGGATCTGTTCGTCTTCCTCCAGAAGCTCGATGCCTCGGGTGAACAGCTCGAGCAGTTCAACGTTCCGAATCACGGACCGGACATGCAGGCGCTGACCGACCACGGAGCCGCGATCCTGAAGTACAAGGGCTCCAATGGCCGACTGCGGGTCTCCATGCGACACCTCGACGAATCGACGTCGACCGACGAGATCCCCGTGCACAGCTTCGATCGCGTCGAAAAGCTCGAACCCGGGCAGGTCGTCCCCGTCGAGATCGACATGTTCCCGGTCGGTTTGGTCTTTCACCCAGGCGAGCAACTGCGCCTGGTCGTCACCGGCCACAACATCCTCGGCGGAGCGATGCCGAACATGGGGACCATCGTTCCCGACAACCACGGACGGCACGTCGTACACACCGGCGGACCGCATGCCTCCTACCTGCAGCTGCCCGTCAAGGCGACCGAGTCGAGCACAGCACCTGAGACCTTCCGCCCCGAACACAACCGTTCGAGGGCATCCAGCCAGAAGAGCGAGGAACAAAAATGAGTCCACACCGTCAGTTGGTGACGCTGACGTCAGGCATGGCAGGCGAAAGCATCGATGATTTCGAGCTGTTCTACGCGCGCCGCGCCTTGCGAATCCTCAAGTCGCGCCTGGGACATCAGGGGCTGCTCGACCTCTTGGCCAAGGACATCGACAAGGGCAATGCCTTCCTGCGTGAGTGCGCACAGGCCTCCGACGGGGCGTTTGCGGGCGGCACCATCGTCCTGTCGGCCGACGGTCTCAGCTCGAAGGACTTCGTCACCTGGCTGAGCAAGGCCTTCGCGGATGAGGATGTGTTGATCGCAGCTCACCCTGAGCACTGGGCGTTCTCGGAGCAGCCGGGTAGCGGTGTCAACGTCGTCGAGACGATCGGGAGCCACCTGAGCTCCTTCTATATGGCCGGCTGGGGCGCCGAGGCGCCGGCCTGGGCCGCCGAATCCGACGCGGTCCTGCCTGAATCGAAGTTCCCGCTCAAGATGGCTGCCGATCTGGTGCTCGGTGACGGCACGGTGATCGGACGAGTGCTCTGCCAGTTCGGCGACACCACCACCGGGTTTGACACCGCGCTCACGGTGTACGTGCCGCAGACCTGCAAGGAGGTAGTCGAACAGCACCTTCGGCACTTCTCCGTGGAGTTCCGGAACTGGATCGTTGCCGCCGCTGAAGCGCACAAGTCGCCCGAGTGAGGCTCGGGCGTCCTGGCCCGAGCCGCGTGTTGTTCTCAATTCGGCATTTCCGAGCGCTGTGAGCGGCCAGATCCTGCCAGGACCTTGACTCAGAACAGTCGCGGCGAACGGTGCGAAATAGCCGATGCCGGCGTTGGCCGTGGTGAAGCTGCCGTTCGACCACTGTGTGGAGGACGACCGCGGATCGGTAGACGCTGGCGAGCTTGTCGTGTCGGGTGGCCAGGCCATCGCCATTGTCCGAGTTCGTTGAACCGGCGCTCGACGACGTTGCGGCCGCGGTAGTCCACGGAGTCGAACGTTGGTGGCCGGCCACCGCGTGAACCCCGGCGTTTGCGGTGTCCGGCCGGTCGGCGCGTTCGAGGATCACTGCGACGATGCCACTGGCGCGCAGCTGCCCACGGATCGCGCGGGAAGAATAGGCCTTGTCGCCCCGGGTGCGGTCGGGGCGAGTACGTGCCCGACCGCGTCCAGCGCGGCGTATCCGCAGGTGCCGCATCAGGTGTGGGAACATCAGCGCGTCCCCGGCTTGCCCAGGGCCGACCAGAGCGATCAGCGGTCGGCTGTTTCCGTCGACGAGCTGGTGCACTCTCGTGCTCCAGCCGCCGCGGGAGCGGCCGATCGCATGATCAGGCGGCTCGATGAGCAACTCCGTGTGTGTGCCGGGCTCGACGCCTGGACAACAGTCACCTGCACCACGAAGGGGCCCTGAGGCGCAATCTGGTCAACGAAGGCGACTGGCGAGCCTGGCCGATGCTCAGCCCTCGGAGCGTGACGACGATTCCGATGCGGCTCGGAGGATCCAGTTGTGGAACTCCACCGCGAAGTGCTCCAGGTGGTGCTCGACCGCCGTCGGGCCGCACGAGGCCGGGAGGGTCACTGAGAGGCTGGCGGTGAACCCGCCCTCGACGTCGGTGCACGTGTTGGTGATGCCGCCGACGATGGTGCCGTCCTGGAGCACTATGCGTGAGCGGCGGCCGTACGTCGCGTCAGGGCCGGCCGGCTCTGACGGGGTCGTCGCCTCGTCCCATTCGCGCATGTAGAACGAGCAGACGTGGTCGCCGAGGGTCTCGACGATGTTGACCCGGCCGCCGCCGGCGTGGATGGAGTAGTGCTCTGGGTGCCCGGCGAGCAGGACGTCCTCCCGACCGAAGGCCTGTGAAAGCCAGTCCGTGAACTGGCCAGCGGTGATGCCGTGGCCGTGCAATGTCGTCGTGCCGGTCGTCTCTTCTCCGGCCGAGCGCGCGACGTGGTCGCGCAGGTAGGTCTCGCCTGCTGCGATCTCGTCGGCGAGGAGGTCGAGGAGGCGCTCGCGGCCGAGCTTGGCCTTGAGCAGCGCGAGGGCACGCTGTGCGGCGCGGACCTCGAACCGCTCGATCATGCTGTCGTCCTGCTCGCCGTCCAAGCGGACCCACGCTGCCGCGGCACTCCTGCTGCCGATGGCCGCTGTGTCGCTGCTCATGGTGGTCCCTTCGTCGGTCAGCGGGTCTGGACGGGGAGCTGGAGGTAGGAGGCGTGTTCACCGCCGGTGTGGATGACGTGCTCTCCGCTGTTGGCGCCGGCGTACTCCTGGATGGCGGGCATCAGGGTGCCCAGGAGGTTGCGGGAGCTGACGACGAAGCGCAGTT includes the following:
- a CDS encoding CocE/NonD family hydrolase yields the protein MSSGSAVMLPAFPYVEANEEGVFSKFEPSSRVLRAGFRTLPWCRPLPVDLVFEKDVAVTLRDGVTIYADVFRPTGSAPVPAIVAWSPYGKSEGAAPKTFDLLTSLGMDVSGMSGLAKFEGPDPAFWCANGYAVCNPDARGVFESEGDSVMTGEQDGRDCHDLIEWLAGQEWCTGKIGMSGTSHLSISQWFTAAEQPPHLTAIAPCEGMSDIYRDLVMRGGMPDYAFPTSWATHWVGKRRREDLVAEAKRYPLLNDLWRSKSARLGTITVPAYIVASYSNTIHTPGTFRAWRQAASTEKWLRVHNTMEWPYYYDEANTQELRRFFDYYLKGEDNGWAGTAPVRYAVLDLEGHDQLDVPATQFPPEEVTYVRYYLDGVSGTLTEHAPAQPIATSYAADLPKGHVAFIIRFSDETEIVGYPKVRLWVEADGWDDMDLFVFLQKLDASGEQLEQFNVPNHGPDMQALTDHGAAILKYKGSNGRLRVSMRHLDESTSTDEIPVHSFDRVEKLEPGQVVPVEIDMFPVGLVFHPGEQLRLVVTGHNILGGAMPNMGTIVPDNHGRHVVHTGGPHASYLQLPVKATESSTAPETFRPEHNRSRASSQKSEEQK